The Caldicellulosiruptor changbaiensis genome has a segment encoding these proteins:
- the mrdA gene encoding penicillin-binding protein 2, with protein sequence MKILFIEKLREKKVFNRWTFLYILFICMTTILIVRLGYLQIIKGDYYYEVSERRIMQKANLEAPRGIIFDRNGRPLADNRPAYVLQILKTQQLRTEEEKKEFTRKIIEIVKILNKNNDKILNQFKIAINPIRFDFGINDKKLAKKVEHQWKKDRNIPLNYTAEQAFNLLRKRFYIPDNLDLNLTLQVMAIEDMLFYNYYQMYQPITIAIDISMKTIAQIEERRKEFSFVNIDVKAVRVYKDAIYNAFVVGRVGKITQQQYEELKDKGYSVDSLIGVEGIEKKYEDYLRGKDGIQLIEVDKFGRINNVKVEKEPIKGANIYLTIDNKLQKVTYNSLKKVLEKIRNGEFGERFPKATAGAAVVIDVKTGNVLALTSYPSYDPNIFIKGITINEWNKLINDPNRPMFNRAIAGVYPPGSTFKILTAIAGLQEGVIKPNEKILDTGRYMYYAKSGFMPACWLWNRYRRTHGWVDVVDALKVSCNVFFYETGRRLGIDRIDKYANLFGLGGKTNIQLDGESNGILANEENKKKIFNQPWYPGDTVLAAIGQSINAFTPVQMASFIATVANGGTRYQVNLIDKIVDANGKVIYNSKPKVLSRVNMSLAAKQAVFEGMKSVTSEEGGTARQAFKDLPFTVAGKTGTSQYSTSSDAHGWFVGFAPYDDPQIAFAVVLENGGHGSYAAYVARDIIDSYFDLQNGQGATSH encoded by the coding sequence ATGAAGATATTATTTATTGAAAAATTAAGAGAAAAGAAAGTTTTCAATAGGTGGACATTTTTATACATACTTTTTATATGCATGACAACTATATTAATTGTTCGCCTTGGTTATCTTCAGATAATCAAGGGCGACTATTATTATGAGGTTTCAGAGAGAAGAATTATGCAAAAAGCAAATTTAGAGGCGCCAAGGGGAATCATCTTTGATAGAAACGGAAGGCCTCTTGCTGACAATAGACCAGCATATGTCCTGCAGATTTTAAAAACTCAGCAGCTTAGAACAGAAGAGGAGAAGAAGGAGTTTACAAGAAAGATAATTGAAATAGTTAAGATTTTAAATAAAAATAATGACAAGATATTAAATCAGTTCAAAATTGCTATAAATCCTATAAGATTTGACTTTGGTATAAATGACAAAAAACTTGCCAAAAAGGTTGAACACCAATGGAAAAAGGACAGAAATATACCTTTAAATTATACCGCTGAGCAAGCATTTAATCTTCTTAGAAAAAGGTTTTACATCCCAGACAATCTTGATTTGAATTTAACCCTTCAGGTTATGGCAATTGAGGATATGTTATTTTACAATTATTATCAGATGTACCAACCTATTACAATAGCAATAGATATTTCAATGAAAACTATTGCACAAATAGAGGAAAGACGAAAAGAATTTTCTTTTGTCAACATAGATGTAAAGGCGGTAAGGGTGTATAAAGATGCAATTTATAATGCTTTTGTTGTAGGAAGAGTAGGGAAAATTACACAACAGCAGTATGAAGAGTTAAAAGACAAAGGATATTCGGTAGACAGTCTCATTGGAGTTGAGGGAATAGAAAAGAAATATGAAGATTATTTGCGTGGCAAAGATGGAATACAGCTTATTGAAGTTGACAAGTTTGGGAGAATAAATAATGTCAAGGTTGAGAAAGAGCCAATAAAAGGAGCAAATATTTACCTCACAATTGATAACAAATTGCAGAAGGTTACTTATAACTCGCTCAAAAAGGTGTTAGAAAAAATAAGAAACGGAGAGTTTGGTGAAAGATTCCCAAAGGCAACAGCAGGAGCAGCTGTTGTGATTGATGTAAAAACAGGAAATGTCCTTGCACTCACAAGCTATCCTTCTTATGACCCAAACATATTTATAAAAGGAATTACAATAAATGAGTGGAATAAACTAATAAATGACCCTAACAGGCCAATGTTTAATAGGGCTATTGCAGGTGTTTATCCACCTGGTTCAACTTTTAAGATTTTGACGGCAATAGCAGGCTTGCAAGAAGGTGTGATAAAACCCAACGAAAAAATATTAGATACGGGCCGATACATGTACTATGCAAAATCTGGTTTTATGCCAGCTTGTTGGCTATGGAATAGATACCGCAGAACACACGGATGGGTAGATGTTGTCGATGCGTTGAAGGTTTCATGCAATGTGTTTTTTTATGAAACTGGTAGAAGGCTTGGGATTGATAGGATTGACAAGTATGCCAATTTGTTTGGACTGGGCGGAAAAACAAATATCCAACTTGATGGGGAGTCTAATGGTATTCTTGCAAATGAGGAAAACAAGAAGAAGATATTCAACCAGCCATGGTATCCTGGTGACACAGTTTTAGCAGCAATTGGTCAGTCTATAAATGCATTTACTCCCGTTCAGATGGCAAGCTTTATTGCAACTGTTGCAAATGGCGGAACAAGGTATCAGGTAAATCTAATAGATAAAATTGTTGATGCAAATGGAAAGGTTATTTACAATTCAAAACCAAAGGTTTTGAGTAGGGTCAATATGTCGCTTGCTGCAAAACAAGCAGTTTTTGAAGGGATGAAGAGTGTCACAAGTGAAGAAGGAGGTACGGCAAGACAAGCGTTTAAAGATTTGCCTTTTACTGTTGCAGGAAAGACAGGTACTTCACAGTATTCTACCTCTTCGGATGCACATGGTTGGTTTGTCGGTTTTGCTCCCTACGATGATCCGCAAATTGCCTTTGCTGTTGTGTTAGAAAATGGTGGACATGGTTCTTATGCTGCATATGTTGCAAGGGATATAATTGATAGCTATTTTGACTTGCAAAATGGGCAAGGCGCTACATCGCATTAA
- the mreC gene encoding rod shape-determining protein MreC, with the protein MKKNVFIAIIIIVSFLFSIIATIISIQNYDSNIISKKMKDGYVPVNSKVVKIIRSIKEYINGITHLNQIIAENKHLKEQLDKLSTDRVTIEEIKSENKKLKELLGLKNQIETAADYEVARVTLRSSEGWLSYFIIDKGLKDGIRKNMVVVNNQGLVGSIVDCGLNWAKVETLLDADFSASAMVVRTRDIGVVRGNLNLMGKGLCELKYVSKDSKVKVNDVVITSGMGEIFPKGIVIGKIVQIKNDKFELTKNILIKPAVDIENIEYVMVLKKVKGINFSVGVR; encoded by the coding sequence TTGAAAAAGAACGTTTTCATTGCAATAATTATTATAGTGTCTTTTTTGTTTAGCATTATTGCAACTATAATTTCTATCCAAAACTATGACTCTAATATAATTTCGAAAAAGATGAAAGATGGCTATGTTCCTGTCAATTCTAAGGTTGTTAAAATAATTAGAAGTATAAAGGAATATATAAATGGTATTACACATTTGAATCAGATTATTGCCGAAAATAAACATCTAAAAGAACAGCTTGACAAACTAAGCACTGATAGAGTAACAATTGAAGAAATAAAAAGTGAAAACAAAAAGCTAAAAGAACTTCTTGGGCTTAAAAATCAAATTGAGACAGCTGCTGATTATGAAGTGGCGCGGGTCACACTCAGGTCGTCTGAGGGGTGGTTAAGTTATTTTATTATAGACAAAGGTTTGAAAGATGGAATTAGAAAGAATATGGTGGTTGTTAACAACCAAGGCTTAGTTGGTAGTATTGTTGACTGTGGCCTGAATTGGGCAAAGGTTGAGACTTTATTAGACGCAGATTTCTCGGCATCTGCCATGGTTGTAAGAACAAGGGATATTGGAGTTGTAAGGGGAAATCTTAACCTTATGGGAAAAGGGCTTTGTGAACTTAAATATGTTTCAAAAGATTCGAAGGTCAAAGTAAATGATGTTGTCATTACATCTGGAATGGGTGAGATATTTCCAAAAGGCATTGTAATAGGAAAGATTGTCCAAATAAAAAATGACAAGTTTGAACTTACGAAGAACATACTGATAAAGCCTGCGGTAGATATCGAAAATATAGAGTATGTCATGGTACTAAAAAAAGTAAAAGGTATCAATTTTTCGGTAGGTGTTAGGTGA
- a CDS encoding rod shape-determining protein has protein sequence MGLLKSLYRDLGIDLGTANTLVHLRGKGIVVNEPSVVAVQKDTGKILAVGNEAKEMIGRTPGNIVAIRPLKDGVIADFYTTQVMLKYFIEKAYKKSLLGLKPRVVICVPSGVTEVERRAVEESAYKAGAKEVYIMEEPMAAAIGAGLPIDEPAGSMVVDIGGGTSEVAVISLGGIVTSKSLRIAGDEFDEAISNYIKKEYNLMIGDRTAEEIKIKIGSAYPLEKEEWYEIKGRDLITGLPKTIKVSSSEIRDALREPVMAIVDAIKQTLEKTPPELAADIMERGIMLTGGGALLKGLDKLIKQETGLPVHIAERPLDCVALGAGKALEELETLQKVMINRSSR, from the coding sequence ATGGGGCTATTAAAGTCGCTTTATAGAGATTTAGGAATTGACTTGGGCACAGCAAATACATTGGTTCATTTACGTGGCAAAGGCATTGTTGTAAACGAGCCTTCTGTTGTTGCTGTTCAAAAGGATACAGGAAAAATTTTAGCGGTTGGCAATGAAGCAAAAGAAATGATTGGAAGAACACCTGGAAATATTGTAGCTATCAGACCGCTAAAAGATGGAGTTATTGCAGATTTTTATACTACTCAGGTTATGCTAAAATACTTTATAGAAAAAGCATACAAAAAATCTCTGTTGGGTCTTAAGCCGAGAGTGGTTATTTGCGTTCCATCAGGGGTCACTGAAGTTGAAAGAAGAGCAGTAGAGGAATCAGCATATAAAGCAGGTGCAAAAGAGGTTTATATAATGGAAGAGCCAATGGCAGCAGCAATTGGTGCTGGTCTTCCGATTGACGAGCCAGCAGGGAGTATGGTGGTTGATATTGGCGGTGGGACCTCTGAAGTTGCAGTAATCTCGCTTGGTGGTATTGTGACCAGCAAATCTTTGAGAATTGCTGGGGATGAGTTTGATGAAGCTATTTCAAATTATATAAAGAAAGAATACAATCTTATGATTGGTGATAGAACAGCAGAAGAAATAAAAATAAAAATTGGCTCAGCATATCCATTGGAAAAAGAAGAATGGTATGAAATTAAAGGGAGAGACTTAATAACTGGCCTTCCAAAAACAATAAAGGTTTCTTCATCTGAGATACGGGATGCCTTAAGAGAGCCTGTTATGGCAATAGTTGATGCAATTAAACAGACCCTTGAGAAGACTCCTCCTGAGCTTGCAGCAGACATTATGGAAAGGGGGATAATGTTAACAGGTGGAGGAGCACTTTTAAAAGGGCTTGATAAGCTAATTAAGCAAGAGACAGGTTTGCCTGTTCACATAGCAGAAAGACCACTTGACTGTGTTGCGCTTGGAGCAGGAAAGGCGTTAGAAGAGCTTGAAACATTGCAGAAGGTTATGATTAATAGGAGCTCAAGATAG
- a CDS encoding Maf family protein encodes MSKLKKVVLASSSPRRIELLKQFGIKFDIVPSNVDEIVDHDLPPEENVMNLAKKKGEEVFRRLGESAKDSLIISADTIVFIEGTILGKPSNEEEAFYMLKKISAKRHTVFTGVCIIDDSCRQILVDFEKSYVYIKQMSDEEILRYIKTGEPFDKAGAYAIQGFGSLIVEKVEGCFYNVVGLPLYKLNTMLQKLGYDLMKGEL; translated from the coding sequence ATTTCAAAATTGAAAAAAGTGGTACTTGCATCTTCTTCTCCACGGCGAATAGAACTTTTAAAACAATTTGGAATAAAGTTTGATATAGTTCCTTCAAATGTAGATGAAATTGTTGACCATGATTTACCACCTGAGGAAAATGTGATGAATTTGGCTAAGAAAAAAGGTGAAGAGGTTTTCAGGAGGCTTGGTGAGAGCGCAAAAGATTCTTTAATAATCTCAGCCGATACAATTGTTTTCATAGAAGGCACTATTCTTGGCAAACCATCAAATGAAGAGGAAGCTTTTTACATGTTAAAAAAGATAAGCGCCAAACGCCATACAGTTTTTACAGGTGTCTGCATAATTGATGATAGTTGTCGCCAAATTTTAGTTGACTTTGAAAAAAGTTATGTTTATATAAAACAGATGAGTGACGAAGAGATATTAAGATATATAAAAACTGGTGAACCTTTTGACAAGGCAGGAGCATACGCGATTCAGGGTTTTGGAAGTTTGATAGTTGAGAAGGTAGAAGGTTGTTTTTACAATGTTGTTGGTCTTCCCCTGTACAAGCTAAACACCATGCTACAAAAATTAGGATATGACTTGATGAAAGGAGAGTTATGA
- a CDS encoding NADH-dependent [FeFe] hydrogenase, group A6: protein MEMVNITIDGKKLQVPKDYTVLQAAREAGVEIPTLCYLKGINEIGACRMCVVEVKGARSLQAACVYPVSEGMEVITNSERVRRARKVNLELILSNHDRNCLTCVRSGNCELQKLAEDLNVKQIRYEGENIRRPLDDFSPSIVRDPNKCVLCKRCINVCRNVQEVGVINANYRGFRTVVSTAFDRSLNDVACTMCGQCIQACPVGALREKDSTDIVWKALADKNKYVVVQTAPAVRVALGEEFGLPIGTRVTGKMVTALKMLGFDKVFDTDTGADLTIMEEGSELINRIKNGGKLPLITSCSPGWIKFCEHYFPEFLDNLSTCKSPHEMFGAILKTYYAQKMGIDPANMFVVSIMPCTAKKFEAQREELAASGYPDVDAVLTTRELARMIKEAGIDFVNLPDNHFDDPMGDATGAGVIFGTTGGVMEAALRTVYEILTGKPLENVEITQVRGLEGIREAEIDVGTMKIKAAVAHGLANAKKLLEMVKNGEKEYHFIEIMACPGGCIMGGGQPIVPAKVREKVDVAKLRASAIYDEDRSLPIRKSHENPTIKKLYEEFLGHPNSEKAHHILHTHYKRRPLY, encoded by the coding sequence ATGGAGATGGTGAATATAACAATAGATGGCAAGAAACTTCAGGTACCAAAGGACTACACTGTTCTGCAGGCAGCACGTGAAGCAGGAGTTGAAATTCCAACCCTTTGTTACTTAAAAGGTATAAATGAGATTGGCGCTTGTAGGATGTGTGTTGTTGAAGTAAAAGGTGCAAGGAGCTTGCAAGCAGCTTGTGTTTATCCTGTGTCAGAAGGTATGGAAGTTATCACAAACAGTGAAAGAGTAAGAAGAGCAAGAAAGGTTAACCTTGAGCTGATTTTGTCCAACCACGACAGAAACTGCTTAACATGCGTCAGAAGTGGTAATTGTGAACTTCAAAAACTTGCTGAAGATTTGAATGTCAAGCAGATAAGATATGAAGGTGAAAATATAAGACGGCCTCTTGATGACTTTTCTCCTTCAATTGTTAGAGACCCGAACAAGTGTGTACTTTGCAAAAGATGTATTAATGTATGTAGAAATGTCCAAGAAGTTGGTGTTATAAATGCAAACTATAGAGGTTTTAGAACAGTTGTCTCAACAGCATTTGATAGAAGTTTGAATGATGTTGCATGTACAATGTGTGGTCAGTGTATTCAAGCATGCCCTGTCGGGGCACTTCGTGAAAAGGATTCTACTGATATTGTATGGAAGGCTTTGGCTGATAAGAACAAATATGTTGTTGTTCAAACAGCACCAGCTGTAAGAGTTGCGCTTGGTGAGGAATTTGGTCTTCCGATTGGGACCCGTGTGACAGGTAAGATGGTAACAGCTCTTAAGATGCTTGGATTTGACAAGGTATTTGACACAGACACAGGTGCAGACCTTACAATCATGGAAGAAGGCTCAGAGCTTATAAATAGAATCAAAAATGGTGGGAAGCTTCCGCTTATTACTTCATGCTCACCCGGATGGATAAAATTCTGTGAACACTACTTCCCAGAATTCTTAGACAATTTATCAACTTGCAAATCTCCACATGAGATGTTTGGAGCAATTTTGAAGACATACTATGCGCAGAAGATGGGAATTGATCCTGCTAACATGTTTGTAGTCTCCATAATGCCATGCACAGCCAAAAAGTTTGAAGCGCAAAGAGAAGAGCTTGCAGCAAGTGGATATCCTGATGTAGATGCTGTGCTGACAACAAGAGAACTTGCCCGGATGATAAAGGAAGCAGGAATAGATTTTGTTAACCTGCCAGACAATCATTTTGACGACCCAATGGGTGATGCAACAGGTGCAGGTGTCATTTTTGGCACAACAGGTGGTGTAATGGAAGCAGCACTTAGAACAGTATACGAGATTTTGACAGGGAAGCCACTTGAAAATGTAGAAATTACACAGGTTCGTGGTTTAGAAGGAATAAGAGAGGCAGAAATTGATGTTGGTACAATGAAGATAAAGGCTGCAGTTGCACATGGGCTTGCTAATGCAAAGAAACTGCTTGAGATGGTTAAGAATGGTGAAAAGGAATATCACTTTATTGAAATCATGGCATGTCCTGGTGGTTGTATAATGGGCGGTGGCCAGCCAATTGTCCCAGCAAAGGTAAGAGAAAAAGTAGATGTTGCAAAGCTCAGAGCAAGTGCTATATATGACGAGGATAGGTCACTGCCAATAAGAAAGTCTCATGAAAATCCAACAATCAAAAAGCTATATGAAGAATTCTTAGGACATCCAAATAGTGAAAAGGCGCATCATATACTTCATACACATTATAAGAGGAGACCATTGTATTAA
- the nuoF gene encoding NADH-quinone oxidoreductase subunit NuoF yields MPLYRAHVLVCGGTGCTSGGSDKIYDAFLKEIENFNLKDEVQVIRTGCFGLCAEGPIVIVYPEGAFYSKVADSDVKEIVEEHLLKGRIVKRLLYKESLEEGQIKSLNEVKFYKKQMRIALRNCGVINPENIEEYIAYDGYKALAKVLTEMTPEQVIDWVKRSGLRGRGGGGFPTGLKWEFAAKAPGDVKYVVCNADEGDPGAYMDRSILEGDPHSVIEAMAIAGYAIGSKQGYVYVRAEYPLAVKRLEIAINQAREYGLLGKNILGTDFEFDIEIRLGAGAFVCGEETALMTSIEGHRGEPRPRPPFPAVKGLWSKPTLLNNVETYANIPVIILKGPEWFASIGTEKSKGTKVFALVGKVNNTGLIEVPMGTTVREIVEDIGGGIPGGKKFKAVQTGGPSGGCIPASLMDTPIDFDSLTALGTMMGSGGMIVMDEDTCMVDIAKFFLEFTVDESCGKCPPCRIGTRRMLEILQKITSGNGTEEDLEKLEELAYSIKDSALCGLGQTAPNPVLSTLRYFRDEYEAHVKEKRCPAGACKALLRIVIDKDLCKGCGICAKNCPANAITGQIKKPFEIDQTKCIKCGVCIEKCPFKAISKKA; encoded by the coding sequence ATGCCATTATATAGAGCACATGTTCTTGTATGTGGTGGGACAGGTTGTACATCAGGCGGGTCAGACAAGATATATGACGCTTTTTTGAAAGAGATAGAAAACTTCAATTTAAAAGACGAGGTTCAAGTAATTCGTACAGGATGTTTTGGACTTTGTGCAGAAGGTCCGATTGTCATTGTCTATCCCGAAGGTGCATTCTATAGTAAGGTTGCAGACTCTGATGTAAAAGAGATTGTGGAAGAACATCTTTTAAAAGGAAGAATAGTAAAAAGGCTTTTGTATAAAGAGTCACTTGAAGAAGGCCAGATAAAGTCCTTAAATGAAGTCAAGTTCTACAAAAAACAGATGCGAATTGCTCTTAGAAACTGCGGTGTTATAAATCCAGAAAACATTGAAGAGTATATAGCATACGACGGATACAAAGCTTTAGCAAAGGTCTTGACAGAGATGACTCCAGAGCAGGTAATTGACTGGGTAAAAAGGTCGGGCTTGAGAGGAAGAGGTGGCGGTGGATTCCCAACAGGTTTGAAATGGGAATTTGCAGCAAAAGCACCAGGTGATGTCAAGTATGTTGTCTGCAATGCTGACGAAGGTGACCCTGGTGCGTACATGGATAGAAGCATCTTAGAGGGTGACCCACATTCTGTTATTGAGGCTATGGCAATTGCTGGTTATGCAATTGGCTCAAAACAAGGCTATGTTTACGTCAGGGCTGAGTATCCGCTGGCTGTCAAGAGACTTGAGATTGCGATAAACCAGGCAAGAGAGTATGGGCTTCTGGGCAAGAATATTTTGGGAACAGACTTTGAATTTGATATAGAGATAAGACTTGGTGCTGGTGCATTTGTTTGCGGTGAGGAGACAGCTTTAATGACATCAATTGAAGGTCATCGTGGAGAGCCAAGACCAAGACCACCATTCCCAGCAGTAAAGGGACTTTGGAGCAAACCAACACTTTTGAACAATGTTGAGACGTATGCAAATATTCCTGTTATAATCCTCAAAGGACCAGAGTGGTTTGCATCAATCGGAACAGAAAAGAGCAAGGGTACCAAAGTATTTGCACTTGTTGGAAAGGTTAACAACACAGGGCTTATTGAAGTTCCAATGGGGACAACTGTAAGAGAGATAGTCGAAGACATTGGCGGTGGAATACCAGGTGGTAAGAAGTTCAAAGCTGTTCAGACAGGTGGACCATCTGGTGGATGTATTCCTGCATCTTTAATGGACACGCCTATTGACTTTGACTCACTCACAGCGCTTGGGACAATGATGGGTTCTGGTGGCATGATTGTAATGGATGAAGATACATGTATGGTTGATATAGCAAAGTTCTTCTTAGAGTTCACAGTTGATGAGTCATGTGGAAAGTGTCCGCCATGTAGAATAGGAACAAGAAGAATGCTTGAGATACTGCAAAAGATTACAAGTGGAAACGGGACAGAAGAGGATTTAGAGAAGTTAGAAGAGCTTGCATATTCAATTAAGGACAGCGCTCTTTGTGGACTTGGTCAGACAGCGCCAAACCCAGTTTTGAGTACACTAAGATACTTCAGAGATGAATATGAAGCACATGTCAAAGAAAAGAGATGTCCGGCAGGGGCATGTAAGGCACTTTTGAGAATTGTAATTGACAAAGATCTTTGCAAAGGCTGTGGTATCTGTGCTAAGAACTGTCCTGCAAATGCTATAACTGGTCAAATTAAGAAGCCGTTTGAGATTGACCAGACAAAATGTATTAAGTGTGGAGTATGTATAGAAAAATGTCCATTCAAAGCAATCTCTAAGAAGGCTTAA
- a CDS encoding (2Fe-2S) ferredoxin domain-containing protein: MIKSIQELEEIRKKALEELEFRKQQGEGIRIVVGMATCGIAAGARPVMLKFVEEIQKRNLKNVTVVQTGCIGLCKYEPIVEVYEPNKEKVTYVKMTPEKVSKVVAEHIVNGKPVYEYTIGYEENKEANK; this comes from the coding sequence ATGATTAAGTCTATTCAGGAGCTTGAAGAGATAAGAAAAAAGGCATTGGAAGAGCTCGAATTTAGAAAACAGCAAGGAGAGGGAATCAGAATAGTAGTTGGTATGGCAACATGTGGGATAGCAGCAGGTGCAAGACCTGTTATGCTAAAGTTTGTTGAGGAGATTCAAAAAAGAAATCTTAAGAATGTAACAGTTGTTCAGACGGGCTGTATAGGTCTTTGCAAATATGAGCCAATTGTAGAAGTATATGAGCCAAACAAAGAGAAGGTAACATATGTAAAAATGACACCTGAAAAAGTTTCAAAAGTTGTTGCTGAGCATATTGTGAATGGAAAGCCAGTATATGAATACACAATTGGCTATGAAGAAAATAAAGAAGCAAACAAATAA
- a CDS encoding ATP-binding protein, which translates to MNELSLYILDLVQNSIEAGATFVKIEIVEDLENDIFLISIEDNGRGIPKELINEVTNPFYTTRKTRKVGLGLALASQLAKDCNGKLIIDSSENGTKVKIKLQHSHIDRPPIGNIVDTLLLLVCGTPDVDFVYVHRIDKKEFVFDTNKLKSALGEGVPLNLPSVQEFIKEELSRGLSNLFGGANFND; encoded by the coding sequence TTGAACGAACTTTCACTTTATATCCTTGACCTTGTGCAAAATTCAATTGAGGCTGGGGCAACGTTTGTCAAGATTGAGATTGTTGAAGATTTAGAAAATGACATATTTTTAATCTCAATTGAGGACAATGGGAGAGGTATACCAAAAGAGTTAATAAATGAGGTGACAAATCCTTTTTATACTACAAGGAAAACAAGAAAGGTAGGACTTGGTTTGGCACTTGCCTCACAGCTTGCAAAAGACTGTAATGGAAAGCTTATTATTGACTCATCTGAAAATGGCACAAAGGTAAAAATTAAGCTGCAGCATTCGCATATTGACAGGCCACCGATTGGGAATATTGTTGATACACTACTCCTTTTAGTATGTGGTACACCGGATGTGGATTTTGTTTATGTGCACAGAATCGACAAAAAAGAGTTTGTTTTTGATACAAATAAGCTAAAAAGTGCTCTTGGGGAAGGTGTACCTCTCAATTTGCCAAGTGTACAAGAGTTTATTAAGGAAGAGCTTTCAAGAGGGTTATCAAATTTATTTGGAGGTGCGAATTTCAATGATTAA
- the nuoE gene encoding NADH-quinone oxidoreductase subunit NuoE encodes MSCCQGKNLTEENFKKLDEIIEKNKSRRGALIPVLHEAQELFGYLPYEVQKRIAEGLNIPMAEVYGVATFYTRFTLKPTGDHKISVCMGTACYVKGADKILDKLKELLKIDVGGTTEDGKFSIEATRCLGACGLAPVVVIDNTVYGKLAPEDIENILSRY; translated from the coding sequence ATGTCTTGTTGCCAAGGCAAAAATCTGACCGAGGAAAACTTCAAAAAACTTGATGAGATTATTGAAAAAAACAAATCAAGAAGAGGTGCTCTAATTCCTGTTTTGCATGAGGCACAAGAACTATTTGGATACTTGCCATACGAGGTACAAAAGAGAATTGCAGAGGGTCTGAACATTCCAATGGCAGAGGTTTATGGGGTTGCAACATTTTATACCAGGTTTACATTAAAACCAACAGGTGACCACAAGATTAGTGTGTGCATGGGAACTGCTTGCTATGTAAAAGGTGCAGATAAAATTTTGGATAAATTAAAAGAGCTTTTAAAGATTGACGTTGGTGGCACAACTGAAGATGGGAAATTCTCTATTGAAGCAACAAGATGCTTAGGAGCTTGTGGACTTGCACCTGTTGTTGTAATTGATAACACTGTCTATGGAAAATTAGCACCTGAAGATATTGAAAATATCTTGTCAAGATATTAA
- a CDS encoding PHP domain-containing protein — protein MKLYYDLHIHSALSPCADNDMTPNNIINMAKIKGLNVISITDHNSTLNLKEFLEVAKHLGILFIPGVEIETCEEVHVLLYFKDFSVVEEFQEIIEENLPNIALREDIYGNQFLVDKEDNIVGSYKKLLLQPLNLSIFQVYEISKFYNMIFVPAHINRQSYGIIGRLGTLPDELKDVSLLEVSKVNEFEFTNLLPKDSRYIFLHSSDAHHLWDINEKEFFIESDILYTIFFK, from the coding sequence ATGAAACTCTATTATGACCTGCACATTCACTCTGCGCTCTCACCTTGTGCTGACAATGACATGACCCCAAATAATATAATAAACATGGCAAAGATAAAGGGACTAAATGTAATTTCCATAACAGACCATAATTCTACATTGAATTTGAAAGAGTTCTTAGAGGTTGCAAAACATCTTGGGATTTTATTTATCCCAGGTGTTGAGATAGAAACTTGTGAAGAAGTCCATGTTCTTTTATATTTCAAAGATTTCTCTGTAGTGGAAGAGTTTCAAGAGATTATTGAAGAAAACCTTCCAAACATAGCCTTGAGAGAGGATATATATGGAAATCAGTTCTTAGTGGACAAGGAAGACAATATTGTCGGAAGCTATAAAAAACTTCTGCTCCAACCACTGAATTTAAGTATATTTCAAGTTTATGAAATTTCAAAGTTTTACAATATGATTTTTGTTCCAGCTCATATCAATAGACAATCCTATGGAATAATTGGAAGGCTGGGAACATTACCAGATGAACTAAAAGATGTTTCTCTTTTAGAAGTTTCAAAAGTCAATGAATTTGAATTTACAAATCTTTTGCCCAAAGATAGCAGGTACATTTTTTTACACTCTTCTGATGCACATCATCTATGGGATATTAACGAAAAGGAGTTTTTTATTGAAAGTGATATACTGTATACAATATTTTTCAAGTAA
- a CDS encoding DRTGG domain-containing protein — translation MPRVAHLRKYFNLVNDVIRDDDVYENVYIGDVLSFAISHIKDRSIWITIQNNINVIAVATLRDVKAIILTEGVKPDANMLQKSKQENIPIFTTELSHFETAKLLILQEKEGQNETLL, via the coding sequence ATGCCAAGAGTTGCGCACCTAAGAAAATATTTTAACCTTGTGAATGATGTTATTAGAGATGATGATGTGTACGAAAATGTGTATATTGGAGATGTTTTGAGCTTTGCAATTTCACATATCAAAGATCGCAGTATCTGGATAACAATTCAGAACAACATAAATGTCATTGCAGTGGCAACTTTGAGAGATGTGAAGGCTATCATATTAACAGAAGGTGTAAAGCCAGATGCCAATATGCTTCAAAAATCTAAACAGGAAAATATTCCTATTTTCACAACCGAGCTTTCTCATTTTGAGACCGCAAAATTACTGATTCTTCAAGAGAAGGAAGGTCAAAATGAAACTCTATTATGA